Proteins encoded by one window of Deltaproteobacteria bacterium:
- a CDS encoding sodium:alanine symporter family protein, which produces MIETLEKGLGSISDWVWGPPLLILLVGTHLFLTFRLRFIQRYLFKAIKISFQRKREGEGDISQFGALMTALAATIGTGNIVGVATAVAAGGPGAVLWMWLTGVFGIATKYGEALLSVEYRVKDSFGTMCGGPMYVLERGLKAKWLGILFALFTAVAAFGIGNMVQANSISSLLFETYHLSPWISGGAMTILTAVVILGGIKSIARFCEFLVPFMAIFYVLGCIYLLWLHAETLPTTVILIFKSAFTGQAALGGFLGAGVREAMRFGIARGLFSNEAGLGSAPIVAAAAQTKNPVRQALVSSTGVFWDTVVVCAITGLVVVNSGDWSQGLKGAALTKTAFSHIPIIGPTILSVGLLTFVFSTILGWSYYGEKAMEYLFGTKMIKPYRCLWVVAVMVGSVATLPMVWSFADIANGMMAIPNLISLIALNGVIVKITRKYLWEKRNG; this is translated from the coding sequence ATGATAGAAACTTTGGAAAAAGGACTCGGCAGTATCAGTGACTGGGTTTGGGGACCGCCCCTTTTGATCCTGCTTGTGGGAACTCACCTCTTCCTGACTTTTCGATTGCGTTTTATTCAACGCTACCTTTTTAAAGCAATAAAAATTTCGTTCCAGCGCAAACGCGAAGGAGAAGGAGATATCAGTCAGTTTGGCGCGCTGATGACGGCCCTTGCCGCAACGATCGGCACCGGAAATATTGTTGGCGTCGCCACCGCTGTTGCCGCCGGAGGACCCGGCGCGGTTCTTTGGATGTGGCTCACCGGCGTTTTTGGTATCGCCACAAAATATGGCGAAGCCCTGCTTTCAGTGGAGTACCGCGTAAAAGATTCGTTTGGCACGATGTGTGGCGGCCCAATGTACGTGCTAGAGAGAGGATTGAAAGCAAAGTGGCTGGGAATTCTCTTTGCACTTTTTACCGCTGTTGCCGCGTTTGGGATTGGCAACATGGTTCAGGCAAATTCCATTTCTTCGCTTTTGTTTGAGACATATCATCTCTCACCGTGGATTTCTGGAGGTGCAATGACAATCCTGACGGCGGTGGTAATTTTGGGTGGAATTAAATCGATTGCCCGTTTTTGCGAATTTTTGGTTCCGTTCATGGCAATTTTTTATGTGTTGGGGTGTATCTATCTTCTTTGGTTACATGCCGAAACATTGCCGACCACGGTGATTCTCATTTTTAAATCTGCATTCACCGGACAAGCGGCTCTTGGAGGTTTCCTTGGAGCCGGTGTGCGTGAAGCGATGCGCTTCGGAATCGCTCGCGGACTTTTTTCAAACGAAGCAGGTTTGGGCTCTGCCCCGATTGTCGCCGCCGCCGCACAGACAAAAAATCCGGTGCGACAAGCGTTAGTCTCTTCCACCGGTGTCTTCTGGGATACGGTGGTAGTTTGCGCCATAACGGGTCTCGTCGTGGTCAACAGCGGTGATTGGTCTCAAGGTCTGAAAGGGGCCGCGCTGACCAAAACCGCTTTCAGTCATATTCCTATCATTGGCCCAACCATTTTATCGGTTGGCCTTCTGACCTTTGTCTTTTCAACGATTCTGGGCTGGTCGTACTACGGGGAAAAAGCGATGGAATATCTTTTCGGCACTAAAATGATCAAACCGTATCGCTGTTTATGGGTTGTCGCGGTGATGGTTGGTTCCGTTGCCACCCTTCCGATGGTCTGGTCCTTTGCCGATATCGCCAACGGCATGATGGCCATCCCCAATTTGATTTCACTGATCGCCCTAAACGGCGTCATCGTTAAAATCACGCGAAAATATTTATGGGAGAAAAGAAACGGATAA
- a CDS encoding M48 family metallopeptidase — protein sequence MKQAFIIGLRKLFEFASRPAKPALTIGFLLIFSALSLSGCAKDYVTGKSTLNYYSLSSDIELGNYVMAQQLKSLKQNDKSIDMEADSTELQRIRKIVKKIAAVSHIPTLPYEVHLADVDIVNAWCAPGGKMMVYTGLWQPRKGLVQEGNEDELAAVLAHEIAHATARHVTETISKATTFQMAGAVASAIITEAGSPAGSDLFQQIFYGGLNVYLPSYSRKNESEADAIGIIYMAAAGYNPQAAVNLWERAAKESKNDKTSIFASHPSSGERAKNLKKLLPKAMEVYKAALKTNPRKKKPQIKKKKLSVSFLP from the coding sequence CCGGCCAAGCCGGCCTTGACTATTGGATTCCTTCTGATTTTTTCTGCCCTCTCTCTTAGTGGGTGTGCCAAGGACTACGTCACCGGCAAAAGCACTCTCAATTATTATTCCCTAAGCTCCGATATTGAATTGGGCAATTATGTCATGGCCCAACAGCTTAAATCCCTCAAACAAAACGACAAGAGTATCGACATGGAAGCGGATTCAACGGAGTTGCAGAGGATCCGAAAGATTGTCAAAAAAATTGCGGCGGTTTCCCACATCCCGACGCTTCCCTACGAAGTTCATCTTGCCGATGTCGATATTGTTAATGCGTGGTGTGCACCCGGGGGAAAAATGATGGTCTACACGGGTCTTTGGCAACCCCGTAAAGGTTTGGTTCAAGAAGGGAACGAAGACGAGTTGGCCGCCGTGTTGGCACATGAAATTGCCCACGCCACCGCCAGACATGTGACAGAAACAATCAGCAAAGCGACCACATTTCAAATGGCGGGAGCCGTGGCATCAGCCATCATCACGGAGGCGGGATCTCCGGCGGGTTCCGATCTGTTTCAGCAAATTTTTTACGGCGGCCTCAATGTTTACCTGCCCAGTTACAGTCGCAAAAATGAATCGGAAGCCGATGCGATTGGAATCATATACATGGCGGCCGCCGGTTACAATCCGCAGGCGGCTGTAAATCTTTGGGAGCGGGCCGCTAAAGAATCCAAAAATGACAAAACCAGTATCTTTGCCTCCCATCCCTCCAGTGGAGAACGCGCCAAAAATCTCAAAAAACTTTTGCCCAAAGCAATGGAGGTTTATAAAGCCGCTCTTAAAACAAATCCCCGAAAGAAAAAACCCCAAATAAAAAAGAAAAAATTATCCGTTTCTTTTCTCCCATAA
- the hutU gene encoding urocanate hydratase — protein sequence MTAIIRAPRGNQKTCKGWAQEAAMRLLMNNLDPEVAERPEDLVVYGGRGKAVRNWECYHQIISCLKKLSNEETLLVQSGKPVGVIQTHPGAPRVLIANSNLVGKWATWEHFWELEKKGLVMYGQMTAGSWIYIGTQGILQGTYETFAAAGNKHYQGDLKGKWILSGGLGGMGGAQPLAALMNDAIFLGVEVDPERIEKRLKTGYLDKAVDNLDEALKLVHTACKVKEALSIGLCGNAADIYAELVRRKIKPDLVTDQTSAHDPLYGYVPNRMSLEEALLLRKKNPEKYQKESYRAMGEQVSAMLAFQNQGIPVFDYGNNIRAQAKLAGVKNAFDFPGFVPAYIRPLFCEGKGPFRWVALSGDPQDIAVTDAALLKLFPENPSLKRWLTLASKKIHFQGLPARICWLGYGERDKAGLLFNELVAKGKVKAPIVIGRDHLDCGSVASPNRETEMMKDGSDAVADWPILNALVNAVNGASWVSFHQGGGVGMGYSLHAGQVIVADGTAEQAEKLERVLKSDPAMGVIRHADAGYEEAIHVAKEKGVKIPNVTD from the coding sequence ATGACTGCAATCATTCGCGCACCGCGCGGAAATCAAAAAACATGCAAAGGTTGGGCGCAAGAAGCCGCGATGCGCCTGCTCATGAATAATCTTGACCCTGAAGTGGCGGAGCGCCCCGAAGATCTGGTGGTGTATGGTGGGCGTGGCAAAGCAGTTCGCAATTGGGAATGCTATCATCAAATTATTTCCTGCTTAAAAAAATTGTCGAACGAAGAAACTTTATTGGTGCAATCGGGAAAACCAGTTGGAGTGATCCAAACGCATCCGGGTGCGCCGCGCGTTTTGATTGCTAACAGCAATCTTGTTGGAAAATGGGCGACGTGGGAACATTTTTGGGAATTGGAGAAAAAAGGTTTAGTGATGTACGGCCAGATGACGGCCGGCTCTTGGATTTACATCGGCACGCAAGGAATTTTGCAGGGAACTTACGAAACTTTCGCGGCCGCCGGCAATAAACATTATCAGGGCGATCTCAAAGGAAAATGGATTTTGTCGGGGGGATTGGGAGGTATGGGAGGAGCCCAACCTCTGGCCGCTTTGATGAACGATGCGATTTTTTTAGGCGTGGAGGTCGACCCTGAACGGATTGAAAAACGTTTAAAAACCGGTTACTTAGACAAGGCTGTGGATAATTTAGATGAGGCTCTGAAATTAGTGCATACCGCTTGCAAAGTCAAAGAGGCCCTCTCAATTGGTCTTTGTGGAAACGCCGCAGATATTTACGCTGAACTGGTTCGTCGAAAAATTAAACCCGATCTAGTAACCGATCAAACATCCGCTCACGATCCTTTATATGGTTATGTCCCAAATCGCATGAGTCTTGAAGAAGCCCTTCTACTTCGCAAAAAAAATCCGGAAAAATATCAAAAGGAATCCTATCGGGCGATGGGAGAACAGGTCTCTGCGATGCTTGCTTTTCAAAACCAAGGAATCCCCGTTTTTGATTACGGAAATAATATTCGTGCGCAGGCGAAACTTGCAGGCGTAAAAAATGCTTTCGATTTTCCCGGTTTTGTTCCCGCTTATATTCGTCCTTTATTTTGTGAAGGAAAGGGTCCCTTTCGATGGGTTGCTCTATCGGGAGATCCGCAAGATATCGCCGTCACGGATGCGGCTCTTTTAAAATTATTTCCGGAGAATCCCTCTTTGAAACGCTGGTTAACGCTGGCCTCCAAGAAAATTCATTTCCAAGGTTTGCCCGCGCGCATTTGTTGGTTGGGTTATGGAGAGCGTGACAAAGCCGGACTTCTTTTCAATGAGCTCGTGGCGAAAGGAAAAGTTAAAGCTCCAATTGTAATTGGACGCGATCATCTGGATTGTGGCTCTGTAGCCAGTCCCAATCGTGAAACAGAAATGATGAAAGATGGCAGTGATGCCGTTGCCGATTGGCCCATCTTGAATGCTCTTGTGAACGCAGTGAATGGGGCGAGTTGGGTTTCGTTTCATCAGGGCGGTGGTGTAGGAATGGGATACAGTCTTCACGCAGGTCAGGTGATTGTTGCGGATGGAACTGCGGAACAGGCGGAAAAATTGGAACGCGTTTTGAAATCTGATCCAGCCATGGGTGTGATCCGTCATGCTGATGCCGGCTATGAAGAAGCCATCCATGTTGCCAAAGAGAAAGGTGTAAAAATTCCCAATGTTACTGACTAA
- a CDS encoding imidazolonepropionase, with translation MLLTNISRLVTISSGVVENAALQIESGKIKWLGYASQAPASREIFDCQQTVVTPGLVDCHTHLVHARYRQKEYAMRAEGKNYLEIASAGDGILSTVQSTRAVSFDELYEISAKRLQEALFFGTTAIEIKSGYGLDIDTEIKILQVVQKLQREFPLTIVPTFMGAHTFPEEFKNRRLDYVHLLVMEMLPAVAKLGIIKFCDVFVEEGAFSPEEATQIIEAAKKYKMECKLHVDQLTPGKGAELAVKLKAVSADHLENISEEGIAALKKTNTVAVVLPGASFFLGVKPAPARKMIDAGLKVAISTDYNPGTNPSLNLMLTATQAVSFCKMTCDEVWKGITLHAAEALQLEKEVGSLAVGKNADLILWGAPDENYPIYRYGRKSSRHIFIKGKKC, from the coding sequence ATGTTACTGACTAATATTTCCAGGCTCGTGACGATTTCATCGGGCGTTGTTGAAAATGCCGCGCTTCAAATTGAATCGGGAAAAATAAAATGGCTCGGATATGCCTCACAAGCTCCCGCTTCAAGGGAAATATTTGACTGCCAGCAAACGGTGGTAACCCCGGGGTTGGTGGACTGCCATACCCATCTTGTTCACGCGAGATATAGGCAAAAAGAGTATGCAATGCGCGCGGAAGGGAAAAACTATTTGGAGATTGCGTCTGCCGGTGATGGTATTCTTTCCACCGTTCAATCAACACGCGCTGTTTCTTTTGATGAACTCTACGAAATTTCGGCGAAACGTCTTCAGGAAGCTTTGTTTTTTGGAACGACGGCGATTGAAATTAAAAGTGGTTACGGTTTGGATATTGATACCGAAATTAAAATTCTGCAAGTTGTTCAAAAATTACAGCGTGAATTTCCATTAACGATTGTTCCGACGTTTATGGGAGCGCACACTTTCCCGGAAGAATTTAAAAACAGACGTCTGGATTATGTTCATTTACTGGTTATGGAAATGCTTCCAGCCGTGGCGAAGCTGGGGATCATCAAATTTTGTGATGTGTTTGTTGAAGAAGGAGCTTTCTCTCCGGAAGAAGCGACTCAAATTATCGAAGCGGCAAAAAAATATAAAATGGAATGTAAACTTCATGTGGATCAGTTGACACCGGGAAAGGGAGCAGAGCTTGCGGTTAAACTTAAAGCCGTGAGTGCGGATCATCTCGAAAATATCTCGGAAGAGGGGATTGCCGCGTTAAAAAAAACTAACACGGTTGCTGTTGTACTCCCGGGTGCCAGTTTTTTTCTGGGTGTGAAACCGGCCCCCGCGCGCAAGATGATTGACGCGGGACTCAAAGTTGCCATCTCCACGGATTATAATCCGGGGACGAATCCCTCTTTGAATTTAATGTTGACCGCGACACAGGCGGTGAGTTTTTGCAAAATGACCTGTGATGAAGTTTGGAAAGGGATAACCCTTCACGCGGCAGAGGCGTTGCAACTTGAAAAAGAAGTAGGGAGTCTTGCCGTCGGGAAAAATGCCGATCTAATTCTTTGGGGCGCCCCCGACGAAAACTATCCCATCTATCGCTATGGCAGAAAGAGCAGCCGTCATATTTTCATCAAAGGAAAAAAATGTTAG